The Huiozyma naganishii CBS 8797 chromosome 1, complete genome genome window below encodes:
- the MSN1 gene encoding Msn1p (similar to Saccharomyces cerevisiae MSN1 (YOL116W); ancestral locus Anc_3.57) yields the protein MDDSVHKTRKEMLMREMSNVESMADDGDRVAGGGSVSGPGHGDGGVAGAAEGSFLDGRVGELERRIAMFETMFHALSAKLDHNFKKYDMVVNSQQQQINELNSMISVMLNDQARHGEILRDKLSSSVHGITATTSLINGIHLNLPSDTTPTASTVGTNTAIVPQQQQGSGNQGLNMRGGMFNQSSSDPFFDDILNSSTNNNNNNAGTRQDGAMRMVGGAVKPTFIRETFNSNGRVLQQPQVNAGPFQNAAMSYDQQQQQHAMPQQPLVQTAGGSVVDTGSENHRQSSISRRASPRHDQTIFETGDQSPPGNSHAAAAASAGTQRMISKEFQFIKSPHTVREVWLEYTEGVSGQPSLREMENRYQTSWRRDPAVTKHYARRKVLCKAIEKGLSRGYTLEYIIDLLENYRIVDHDKGIKQPIGWLCHPGNIPELLR from the coding sequence ATGGACGACTCGGTGCACAAGACGAGGAAGGAGATGCTCATGCGGGAGATGAGCAACGTGGAGTCGATGGCTGACGACGGTGACCGTGTGGCAGGGGGCGGGTCCGTTTCTGGGCCCGGACACGGGGACGGCGGTGTCGCTGGTGCGGCGGAGGGGTCGTTTCTCGACGGGAGGGTTGGGGAGCTGGAGCGGCGGATTGCGATGTTCGAGACGATGTTCCATGCGCTCAGCGCGAAGCTGGACCacaacttcaagaagtacgaCATGGTCGTCAAttcgcagcagcagcagatcaACGAGCTGAACTCGATGATCTCTGTCATGCTGAACGACCAGGCACGGCACGGCGAGATACTCAGGGACAAGCTGTCCAGCAGCGTGCACGGCATCACCGCCACTACGAGTCTCATCAACGGTATACACTTGAACTTGCCTAGCGACACAACCCCAACGGCGAGCACCGTGGGGACGAACACCGCGATCGtcccacagcagcagcaggggaGCGGGAACCAGGGGCTCAACATGAGAGGCGGAATGTTTAACCAGTCCAGCTCAGACCCGTTCTTCGACGATATtctgaacagcagcaccaacaacaataacaataacGCCGGGACACGCCAGGACGGAGCAATGCGGATGGTCGGCGGCGCAGTGAAGCCCACTTTCATCAGAGAGACGTTCAATTCCAACGGCAGAGTGCTACAGCAGCCGCAAGTGAACGCCGGACCGTTCCAGAACGCGGCGATGAGCTACgaccaacaacagcagcagcatgCGATGCCACAGCAACCGCTCGTACAGACGGCCGGTGGGAGCGTAGTAGACACAGGCTCAGAGAACCACAGGCAGAGCAGCATCAGCCGAAGGGCCAGTCCGCGGCACGACCAGACGATCTTCGAGACCGGGGACCAATCGCCCCCCGGGAACTCGCACGCCGCCGCTGCCGCCTCCGCGGGGACGCAGCGCATGATCTCGAAGGAATTCCAGTTCATCAAGTCGCCGCACACGGTCCGCGAGGTGTGGCTCGAGTACACGGAGGGCGTTAGTGGGCAGCCATCGCTCAGGGAGATGGAGAACCGGTACCAGACGAGCTGGCGCCGCGACCCGGCTGTCACGAAGCACTACGCGCGCAGGAAGGTGCTGTGCAAGGCCATTGAGAAAGGACTTTCCAGGGGCTACACGCTGGAGTACATAATCGACTTGCTCGAGAACTACAGGATTGTCGACCACGATAAGGGCATCAAGCAGCCAATTGGGTGGCTGTGCCACCCGGGGAACATCCCCGAACTGCTGAGGTGA
- the RRI2 gene encoding Rri2p (similar to Saccharomyces cerevisiae RRI2 (YOL117W); ancestral locus Anc_3.55): MISEDEEMQMSDMEFESEGEDKAGAMRVPAAVAADEDTRRQPELVLEMGGLLLNDREWGRARALFHEVLSNTSTDCHVLVQSWFHLLECWAQEIRYQNNINKLELYQDCRNFVQFLVREGGAGLELSKLHAILEDLFPSVDNKFLFDLLPEDTHDTTLRGIVRMQLELCETFEPLEHSISEDIEELLAFKRATARQWWMFLEGDRRIDLSILGKLQRDIIQQATLVDSHGTEYLVAKTNFFLQLFISHYFSTYSTMKDEDDKVAECLNVLVSLSKRSLIVSQDSRLMYLYHLSMAILSLPRDTRDQDLGLVTNYRLQVESCRDHFLKCLQHLDQMGTLRSLHLKPGQFVLAGFILTSIVVTPYDEGKSVNPFDFEQLRILKDEPIMETLRGIYTNFLDLKLPEMYHYIGQLHCVARSLQALTSNVQRLGQTLRLWRRVAPTYSSISIDDLRQQLSYSRALTPSRDDILTILMKSVLRSTRETYFKIDLTNDIVHFGAEHRRPLTDFPKRSFALPGKEDGPLSQEYANDVGVYNDAEPARHARGAPLEQFFQTLHQQRDRQPSRTAPSSSSSNCTSNMATIQLYEILETMP, from the coding sequence ATGATCTCGGAGGATGAAGAGATGCAAATGAGTGATATGGAGTTCGAGAGCGAGGGCGAGGATAAAGCTGGCGCGATGCGAGTGCCAGCGGCCGTAGCAGCCGATGAGGATACTAGGAGGCAGCCAGAACTGGTGTTAGAGATGGGGGGTTTACTTCTCAATGATAGAGAGTGGGGTAGGGCAAGAGCGCTATTCCACGAGGTATTGAGCAACACCAGTACGGATTGCCATGTTTTAGTACAATCCTGGTTCCATCTTCTGGAGTGTTGGGCTCAGGAAATTCGGTACCaaaacaatatcaacaaATTGGAACTCTACCAAGATTGCCGCAATTTTGTCCAGTTTTTAGTCCGTGAAGGTGGAGCCGGTTTGGAACTTTCGAAACTTCATGCGATATTGGAGGATTTGTTCCCGTCCGTTGATAACAAGTTCTTGTTCGACCTTCTCCCTGAAGATACTCATGATACTACTCTAAGAGGCATTGTTCGGATGCAATTAGAATTGTGTGAGACTTTTGAGCCGCTAGAGCATTCGATCAGCGAAGATATAGAGGAGCTTTTGGCGTTCAAGCGTGCTACCGCGAGGCAGTGGTGGATGTTCCTTGAAGGCGATCGTCGAATCGATCTGTCGATCCTTGGGAAGTTACAGAGAGATATTATACAGCAGGCGACTTTAGTGGATTCCCACGGCACGGAGTACCTTGTTGCTAAGACGAATTTTTTCCTGCAGCTGTTTATTAGCCACTATTTCAGCACTTATTCGACGATgaaggacgaggacgacaaAGTTGCCGAGTGTTTAAACGTGTTAGTGTCGCTTTCGAAGCGGTCGCTGATTGTCTCCCAGGATTCCCGACTGATGTACCTTTACCATCTATCGATGGCGATTCTATCGTTGCCGCGGGACACACGGGACCAGGACTTAGGGTTGGTCACGAACTATCGTTTACAAGTTGAGAGTTGCAGGGaccatttcttgaagtgTTTGCAGCACTTGGATCAAATGGGTACACTGCGGTCGCTTCATTTGAAACCTGGGCAATTTGTTCTTGCAGGGTTCATTCTGACCAGTATTGTTGTGACGCCTTACGACGAGGGGAAATCTGTGAACCCGTTTGATTTCGAGCAATTGAGGATTCTGAAGGACGAGCCCATAATGGAGACGCTGCGCGGCATTTACACGAATTTTTTAGACCTCAAACTCCCTGAGATGTACCATTACATCGGGCAACTACACTGTGTAGCGCGGTCCCTGCAAGCGTTGACGAGCAACGTGCAACGTCTGGGTCAGACACTACGTCTGTGGCGGCGGGTGGCCCCCACGTACTCTAGCATCTCGATTGACGACCTACGGCAGCAACTGAGTTACTCGCGGGCTCTAACCCCCTCGAGGGACGACATCTTGACGATTCTGATGAAGTCCGTGCTGCGGTCTACGAGGGAGACATACTTCAAGATCGATCTGACGAACGACATCGTGCACTTCGGCGCGGAGCACAGGCGCCCGCTAACAGACTTCCCGAAGCGGAGCTTTGCGCTGCCGGGCAAAGAAGACGGACCCTTGAGCCAGGAGTACGCTAACGACGTCGGCGTGTACAACGACGCGGAGCCGGCCCGCCACGCGCGCGGCGCCCCTCTCGAACAGTTCTTCCAGACACTGCACCAGCAGCGGGACCGCCAGCCCTCGCGGACTGCCCcatcctcgtcctcttccaACTGCACCAGCAACATGGCGACCATCCAACTGTACGAGATACTCGAGACGATGCCGTGA
- the PTH4 gene encoding Pth4p (similar to Saccharomyces cerevisiae YOL114C; ancestral locus Anc_3.59), whose product MLFQCGMLPIGHRCLIGTRQLARLHTDSAREWIRVLNSATLSQNGRIKYRFDRSSGPGGQNINKVNTKCTLTVPQFSADSWFPTLVREQIMGNSGGRICRYYSRLGDSLTVQSDETRSRSSNQERCLEKLVDEIKQVCWFPTETPVETRQKWAKIARQRNRRRLQEKRIHSDKKRSRKSTY is encoded by the coding sequence ATGCTGTTCCAGTGTGGTATGTTGCCAATTGGCCATCGTTGTCTGATCGGAACTCGTCAATTAGCTCGACTCCACACGGACAGTGCCAGGGAGTGGATCAGAGTGCTTAATAGCGCTACGCTTTCCCAAAATGGCCGAATAAAATACAGGTTCGACAGGTCTAGTGGGCCAGGAGGACAGAACATCAATAAAGTGAACACGAAGTGTACATTAACGGTGCCTCAATTTTCCGCGGACAGCTGGTTCCCCACCTTAGTAAGGGAACAGATTATGGGTAACTCAGGGGGCCGAATTTGCAGGTACTATTCGAGGTTAGGTGACTCCCTTACTGTTCAGTCGGATGAAACGAGGTCCAGATCGAGCAACCAGGAACGCTGTCTCGAGAAACTTGTCGATGAAATAAAGCAGGTATGCTGGTTCCCCACAGAGACTCCTGTGGAAACGAGACAGAAATGGGCGAAGATTGCAAGGCAAAGGAACCGAAGACGATTACAAGAGAAACGGATCCACAGTGACAAGAAAAGGTCGAGGAAGTCAACGTATTGA
- the MCH4 gene encoding Mch4p (similar to Saccharomyces cerevisiae MCH4 (YOL119C); ancestral locus Anc_3.53), with amino-acid sequence MVNTLFPLPALSYSFQSFVQRHSLRGRDADAEDSGIDGMLDDPNNNPEGPSSGFALQDFPENATITKKNEPFEVDNGSHRLHNVVSHELTERDIQLYDIDSDFPDGGWQAYLVVFGSFMGLIPVFGTINSLGAIESYVSKHQLATVSSSTISWIFSLYLAISFISCIFAGSYFDRNGSRGPMIGGSLLYVAGIVALADCHTVWQFILAFSILSGTGTGLLMTPLVSVLATWFFRKRATATSIATIGGSVGGIMFPPILRKLYEEVGFVWAIRIFALICFICLALATLLAKERDKPVSEPFKSKGEIIKWYIQSSFNWRYLLDWKFLFCALGSSLSEASLTSSSTYLAGYSMSVGNSETVSYNLITASNAVGILGRYIPGYLADKWVGRFNIMIITVWMATIFNFVMWLPFGTNRSVLWAYVCLYGFSTGTVLSLTPVCLGQISRTEDFGKRYATCYFLEALITIPIMPIGGALIGKGTLSNYNNLIIFNSAIMGVGAVCFMISRYICVGKKMCKF; translated from the coding sequence ATGGTCAACACGTTGTTTCCATTGCCCGCGCTCAGCTACTCTTTCCAATCATTTGTCCAGAGACATTCGTTAAGGGGACGAGATGCCGATGCTGAAGATAGCGGGATAGATGGTATGCTCGATGACCCGAACAACAACCCAGAGGGTCCCAGTTCTGGGTTTGCTCTTCAGGATTTTCCCGAAAATGCAACAataacgaagaagaacgagcCCTTCGAAGTCGACAATGGGTCCCATCGGCTGCACAACGTTGTATCGCATGAGCTTACCGAAAGAGATATCCAACTTTACGATATCGACAGCGATTTCCCAGATGGTGGATGGCAAGCTTACCTTGTAGTATTTGGCTCCTTCATGGGACTGATTCCAGTCTTTGGTACTATCAACTCACTAGGTGCTATCGAATCGTACGTGTCAAAGCATCAATTGGCCACAGTCAGCTCCTCGACGATCTCTTGGATCTTTTCACTGTACCTGGCAATAAGTTTCATCAGTTGCATATTTGCGGGTAGTTATTTCGATAGAAACGGTAGCAGAGGTCCCATGATTGGGGGGTCTCTTCTGTACGTTGCTGGTATCGTCGCACTGGCTGACTGCCATACAGTTTGGCAGTTTATCCTGGCGTTTTCTATTTTGTCTGGGACAGGGACAGGACTGCTAATGACACCTTTAGTCAGTGTGTTGGCGACTTGGTTTTTCAGAAAGAGGGCCACTGCTACTAGTATCGCTACTATAGGTGGGTCTGTCGGTGGTATAATGTTCCCACCAATACTACGGAAACTGTACGAAGAGGTGGGTTTTGTATGGGCCATCAGAATATTTGCCCTAATCTGCTTTATTTGTTTGGCTCTCGCCACGCTGTTGGCGAAGGAGAGAGATAAACCAGTATCCGAGCCATTCAAATCTAAAGGGGAGATCATCAAATGGTATATTCAATCGTCGTTCAATTGGAGATACCTTTTAGATTGgaagtttctgttttgtgCCCTAGGATCCTCTCTATCAGAGGCATCGTTGACCTCCTCCTCAACGTACCTGGCAGGGTATTCCATGTCTGTGGGGAACTCTGAAACAGTTTCCTATAACTTGATCACGGCATCAAACGCTGTTGGCATACTGGGAAGGTACATCCCCGGTTACCTAGCCGATAAGTGGGTTGGCCGCTTTAACATTATGATCATTACTGTTTGGATGGCTACaatattcaattttgtAATGTGGCTACCCTTTGGAACTAACAGGAGTGTCCTTTGGGCCTACGTTTGTCTATACGGGTTCTCTACGGGGACCGTTCTGTCGCTAACTCCAGTTTGTTTGGGTCAAATCTCCAGGACAGAAGATTTCGGGAAAAGATACGCTACGTGTTATTTCCTGGAGGCGCTAATAACCATACCAATTATGCCCATTGGTGGTGCCCTTATTGGGAAGGGCACCCTATCCAACTACAATAATCTGATCATATTTAACTCGGCCATTATGGGGGTCGGTGCGGTATGTTTCATGATATCAAGGTACATTTGTGTTGGTAAAAAAATGTGCAAATTCTAA
- the PAP2 gene encoding non-canonical poly(A) polymerase PAP2 (similar to Saccharomyces cerevisiae TRF5 (YNL299W) and PAP2 (YOL115W); ancestral locus Anc_3.58) — protein sequence MSAVGQVESERSLADHDVILLEDSSDNSEGFDDYDGHFDNPTEPTTKQSSVAPVSEYPQIEKGVVINQLSNNDDFISLSDSEESDGEKEKEEKDGTNVEAAALSGDNATKKQAAVTPAAGDYPWITNHDHSKQKEIADWLTLEVKDFISYISPNRVEIKQRNTTIGKIRAAVSELWPDADLHVFGSYATDLYLPGSDIDCVVNSKGGDKENQSSLYKLATHLKKNGLATEIEIIAKARVPIIKFVEPESRIHIDVSFERINGLEAAKLIREWLESTPGLRELVLIIKQFLHSRRLNNVHTGGLGGFSIICLVYSFLSMHPRVITNEIDPIDNLGVLLIDFFELYGKNFGYDDVAISLSNGVPSYLPKREWRELHPIRNSFALAIQDPGDRANNISRGTFNIRDIKKAFAGAFDLLTIRCYELDQALFSERVGKSILGNVIKYKGKQRDFKDERNLVLNKAIIENEDFHKKRSRTDDDDELDKHNDGKPEKKRSKTKKPKKTSKRRSQASQVEAYQEDNDDYNPQEY from the coding sequence ATGAGTGCTGTAGGACAGGTCGAGAGCGAGAGATCGTTGGCTGACCACGACGTCATTTTGCTGGAGGACTCCAGTGACAACAGCGAAGGTTTCGACGACTACGATGGGCACTTCGACAACCCGACAGAGCCCACCACGAAGCAGTCCAGTGTGGCTCCCGTGAGCGAGTACCCACAGATAGAGAAAGGTGTTGTGATAAACCAGTTGTCCAATAACGACGATTTCATATCTCTCTCGGACAGTGAGGAGAGTGATGgagagaaggagaaagaggagaaggacgGCACCAACGTggaagcagcagcattATCGGGGGATAACGCTACGAAGAAACAGGCTGCAGTAACCCCAGCCGCGGGTGATTACCCCTGGATCACAAACCACGACCACTcgaaacagaaagagaTTGCCGACTGGCTCACTTTGGAGGTGAAGGACTTTATCTCGTACATTTCGCCCAACAGGGTAGAGATCAAGCAACGTAACACCACCATTGGGAAGATCAGGGCCGCCGTGTCCGAACTGTGGCCAGACGCCGATCTACACGTTTTCGGGTCGTATGCGACAGACTTGTACCTTCCAGGTTCCGACATCGATTGTGTGGTGAACAGTAAGGGCGGGGACAAGGAGAATCAGAGCAGCCTTTACAAACTGGCCAcgcacttgaagaaaaacggGCTGGCCACAGAGATCGAGATCATCGCCAAGGCGCGGGTCCCCATCATCAAATTTGTGGAGCCGGAATCACGGATCCACATCGACGTTTCCTTTGAGAGGATCAATGGTCTCGAGGCAGCAAAACTTATCCGTGAGTGGCTTGAGAGCACTCCAGGTTTAAGGGAGCTTGTCCTCATTATtaaacagtttctgcaCTCAAGAAGGTTGAACAACGTTCACACTGGTGGTCTGGGCGGATTCAGCATAATATGCCTCGTGTATTCGTTTTTGAGCATGCACCCGCGTGTTATTACAAATGAGATTGACCCGATTGATAATCTCGGGGTGCTCCTTATTGATTTCTTCGAATTGTACGGTAAAAACTTTGGGTACGACGACGTGGCCATAAGCTTGTCAAACGGCGTCCCAAGCTACCTACCGAAGCGAGAGTGGAGGGAATTGCATCCGATTCGGAACAGTTTTGCGTTGGCTATACAGGACCCGGGGGACCGTGCCAATAATATAAGCCGTGGAACTTTCAATATACGAGATATCAAAAAGGCCTTCGCCGGTGCGTTTGACCTTCTTACAATCAGGTGCTACGAACTGGACCAGGCGTTGTTTAGTGAGAGAGTTGGGAAGAGTATCCTGGGTAATGTTATAAAGTATAAGGGCAAGCAGAGggatttcaaagacgagAGAAACTTGGTGCTCAACAAAGCCATCATCGAGAACGAGGACTTCCATAAGAAGCGTAGTCGAAcagatgacgacgacgagcTCGACAAGCACAACGACGGGAAGCCAGAGAAGAAGCGCAGCAAGACTAAGAAACCGAAAAAGACCTCCAAAAGGCGAAGTCAGGCTTCACAGGTTGAAGCGTACCAAGAGGATAACGACGATTACAACCCTCAAGAGTACTGA